From Macaca mulatta isolate MMU2019108-1 chromosome 3, T2T-MMU8v2.0, whole genome shotgun sequence, the proteins below share one genomic window:
- the ARPC1A gene encoding actin-related protein 2/3 complex subunit 1A isoform X1 — MSLHQFLLEPITCHAWNRDRTQIALSPNNHEVHIYKKNGSQWVKAHELKEHNGHITGIDWAPKSDRIVTCGADRNAYVWSQKDGVWKPTLVILRINRAATFVKWSPLENKFAVGSGARLISVCYFESENDWWVSKHIKKPIRSTVLSLDWHPNNVLLAAGSCDFKCRVFSAYIKEVDEKPASTPWGSKMPFGQLMSEFGGSGTGGWVHGVSFSASGSRLAWVSHDSTVSVADASKSVQVSTLKTEFLPLLSVSFVSENSVVAAGHDCCPMLFNYDDRGCLTFVSKLDIPKQSIQRNMSAMERFRNMDKRATTEDRNTALETLHQNSITQVSIYEVDKQDCRKFCTTGIDGAMTIWDFKTLESSIQGLRIM, encoded by the exons AGATTGCCCTCAGTCCCAATAATCACGAAGTGCACATCTACAAGAAGAACGGAAGCCAGTGGGTGAAAGCTCATGAACTCAAGGAGCACAATGGACACATCACAG GTATTGACTGGGCTCCCAAGAGCGATCGCATCGTCACTTGTGGAGCAGACCGCAATGCCTATGTCTGGAGTCAGAAAGATGGTGTTTGGAAGCCAACCCTGGTGATCCTGAGAATTAATCGCGCAGCTACTTTTGTGAAGTGGTCCCCCTTAGAGAACAAATTTGCTGTGGGAAGTGGAGCACgactcatttctgtttgttacTTTGAGTCTGAAAATGACTG GTGGGTGAGCAAGCACATTAAAAAGCCGATTCGCTCCACAGTCCTCAGCTTGGATTGGCATCCCAACAACGTTTTGCTGGCAGCAGGATCATGTGACTTCAAATGCAG AGTGTTTTCTGCCTACATTAAAGAAGTGGATGAAAAGCCAGCCAGCACGCCCTGGGGCAGCAAGATGCCTTTTGGGCAGCTGATGTCAGAGTTTGGTGGCAGTGGCACTGGTGGCTGGGTCCACGGGGTCAGCTTCTCTGCCAGTGGGAGCCGCCTGGCCTGGGTCAGCCACGACAGCACCGTGTCTGTTGCTGATGCCTCAAAAAGTGTGCA GGTCTCAACTCTGAAGACGGAGTTCCTGCCGCTCCTGAGTGTGTCATTTGTCTCAGAGAACAGCGTCGTGGCTGCT GGCCATGACTGCTGCCCAATGCTCTTCAACTACGATGACCGCGGCTGCCTGACCTTCGTCTCCAAGTTAGACATTCCAAAACAGAGCATCCAGCGCAACATGTCTGCCATGGAACGCTTCCGCAACATGGACAAGAGAGCCACGACTGAGGACCGCAACACGGCCTTGGAGACGCTGCACCAGAATAGCATCAC tCAAGTCTCTATTTATGAGGTGGACAAGCAAGACTGTCGCAAATTTTGCACTACTGGCATCGATGGAGCCATGACAATTTGGGATTTCAAG ACTCTCGAGTCTTCCATCCAGGGCCTCCGGATAATGTGA
- the ARPC1A gene encoding actin-related protein 2/3 complex subunit 1A isoform X2, with product MSLHQFLLEPITCHAWNRDRTQIALSPNNHEVHIYKKNGSQWVKAHELKEHNGHITGIDWAPKSDRIVTCGADRNAYVWSQKDGVWKPTLVILRINRAATFVKWSPLENKFAVGSGARLISVCYFESENDWWVSKHIKKPIRSTVLSLDWHPNNVLLAAGSCDFKCRVFSAYIKEVDEKPASTPWGSKMPFGQLMSEFGGSGTGGWVHGVSFSASGSRLAWVSHDSTVSVADASKSVQVSTLKTEFLPLLSVSFVSENSVVAAGHDCCPMLFNYDDRGCLTFVSKLDIPKQSIQRNMSAMERFRNMDKRATTEDRNTALETLHQNSITQVSIYEVDKQDCRKFCTTGIDGAMTIWDFKGLRIM from the exons AGATTGCCCTCAGTCCCAATAATCACGAAGTGCACATCTACAAGAAGAACGGAAGCCAGTGGGTGAAAGCTCATGAACTCAAGGAGCACAATGGACACATCACAG GTATTGACTGGGCTCCCAAGAGCGATCGCATCGTCACTTGTGGAGCAGACCGCAATGCCTATGTCTGGAGTCAGAAAGATGGTGTTTGGAAGCCAACCCTGGTGATCCTGAGAATTAATCGCGCAGCTACTTTTGTGAAGTGGTCCCCCTTAGAGAACAAATTTGCTGTGGGAAGTGGAGCACgactcatttctgtttgttacTTTGAGTCTGAAAATGACTG GTGGGTGAGCAAGCACATTAAAAAGCCGATTCGCTCCACAGTCCTCAGCTTGGATTGGCATCCCAACAACGTTTTGCTGGCAGCAGGATCATGTGACTTCAAATGCAG AGTGTTTTCTGCCTACATTAAAGAAGTGGATGAAAAGCCAGCCAGCACGCCCTGGGGCAGCAAGATGCCTTTTGGGCAGCTGATGTCAGAGTTTGGTGGCAGTGGCACTGGTGGCTGGGTCCACGGGGTCAGCTTCTCTGCCAGTGGGAGCCGCCTGGCCTGGGTCAGCCACGACAGCACCGTGTCTGTTGCTGATGCCTCAAAAAGTGTGCA GGTCTCAACTCTGAAGACGGAGTTCCTGCCGCTCCTGAGTGTGTCATTTGTCTCAGAGAACAGCGTCGTGGCTGCT GGCCATGACTGCTGCCCAATGCTCTTCAACTACGATGACCGCGGCTGCCTGACCTTCGTCTCCAAGTTAGACATTCCAAAACAGAGCATCCAGCGCAACATGTCTGCCATGGAACGCTTCCGCAACATGGACAAGAGAGCCACGACTGAGGACCGCAACACGGCCTTGGAGACGCTGCACCAGAATAGCATCAC tCAAGTCTCTATTTATGAGGTGGACAAGCAAGACTGTCGCAAATTTTGCACTACTGGCATCGATGGAGCCATGACAATTTGGGATTTCAAG GGCCTCCGGATAATGTGA
- the ARPC1A gene encoding actin-related protein 2/3 complex subunit 1A isoform X4, which yields MSLHQFLLEPITCHAWNRDRTQIALSPNNHEVHIYKKNGSQWVKAHELKEHNGHITGIDWAPKSDRIVTCGADRNAYVWSQKDGVWKPTLVILRINRAATFVKWSPLENKFAVGSGARLISVCYFESENDWWVSKHIKKPIRSTVLSLDWHPNNVLLAAGSCDFKCRVSTLKTEFLPLLSVSFVSENSVVAAGHDCCPMLFNYDDRGCLTFVSKLDIPKQSIQRNMSAMERFRNMDKRATTEDRNTALETLHQNSITQVSIYEVDKQDCRKFCTTGIDGAMTIWDFKTLESSIQGLRIM from the exons AGATTGCCCTCAGTCCCAATAATCACGAAGTGCACATCTACAAGAAGAACGGAAGCCAGTGGGTGAAAGCTCATGAACTCAAGGAGCACAATGGACACATCACAG GTATTGACTGGGCTCCCAAGAGCGATCGCATCGTCACTTGTGGAGCAGACCGCAATGCCTATGTCTGGAGTCAGAAAGATGGTGTTTGGAAGCCAACCCTGGTGATCCTGAGAATTAATCGCGCAGCTACTTTTGTGAAGTGGTCCCCCTTAGAGAACAAATTTGCTGTGGGAAGTGGAGCACgactcatttctgtttgttacTTTGAGTCTGAAAATGACTG GTGGGTGAGCAAGCACATTAAAAAGCCGATTCGCTCCACAGTCCTCAGCTTGGATTGGCATCCCAACAACGTTTTGCTGGCAGCAGGATCATGTGACTTCAAATGCAG GGTCTCAACTCTGAAGACGGAGTTCCTGCCGCTCCTGAGTGTGTCATTTGTCTCAGAGAACAGCGTCGTGGCTGCT GGCCATGACTGCTGCCCAATGCTCTTCAACTACGATGACCGCGGCTGCCTGACCTTCGTCTCCAAGTTAGACATTCCAAAACAGAGCATCCAGCGCAACATGTCTGCCATGGAACGCTTCCGCAACATGGACAAGAGAGCCACGACTGAGGACCGCAACACGGCCTTGGAGACGCTGCACCAGAATAGCATCAC tCAAGTCTCTATTTATGAGGTGGACAAGCAAGACTGTCGCAAATTTTGCACTACTGGCATCGATGGAGCCATGACAATTTGGGATTTCAAG ACTCTCGAGTCTTCCATCCAGGGCCTCCGGATAATGTGA
- the ARPC1A gene encoding actin-related protein 2/3 complex subunit 1A isoform X3: MNSRSTMDTSQVKEDSRELSVLFVIDWAKQVTHISLAGIDWAPKSDRIVTCGADRNAYVWSQKDGVWKPTLVILRINRAATFVKWSPLENKFAVGSGARLISVCYFESENDWWVSKHIKKPIRSTVLSLDWHPNNVLLAAGSCDFKCRVFSAYIKEVDEKPASTPWGSKMPFGQLMSEFGGSGTGGWVHGVSFSASGSRLAWVSHDSTVSVADASKSVQVSTLKTEFLPLLSVSFVSENSVVAAGHDCCPMLFNYDDRGCLTFVSKLDIPKQSIQRNMSAMERFRNMDKRATTEDRNTALETLHQNSITQVSIYEVDKQDCRKFCTTGIDGAMTIWDFKTLESSIQGLRIM; this comes from the exons ATGAACTCAAGGAGCACAATGGACACATCACAGGTAAAGGAAGATAGCCGTGAGCTTAGTGTG TTGTTTGTCATTGACTGGGCAAAGCAGGTGACCCACATCTCACTTGCAGGTATTGACTGGGCTCCCAAGAGCGATCGCATCGTCACTTGTGGAGCAGACCGCAATGCCTATGTCTGGAGTCAGAAAGATGGTGTTTGGAAGCCAACCCTGGTGATCCTGAGAATTAATCGCGCAGCTACTTTTGTGAAGTGGTCCCCCTTAGAGAACAAATTTGCTGTGGGAAGTGGAGCACgactcatttctgtttgttacTTTGAGTCTGAAAATGACTG GTGGGTGAGCAAGCACATTAAAAAGCCGATTCGCTCCACAGTCCTCAGCTTGGATTGGCATCCCAACAACGTTTTGCTGGCAGCAGGATCATGTGACTTCAAATGCAG AGTGTTTTCTGCCTACATTAAAGAAGTGGATGAAAAGCCAGCCAGCACGCCCTGGGGCAGCAAGATGCCTTTTGGGCAGCTGATGTCAGAGTTTGGTGGCAGTGGCACTGGTGGCTGGGTCCACGGGGTCAGCTTCTCTGCCAGTGGGAGCCGCCTGGCCTGGGTCAGCCACGACAGCACCGTGTCTGTTGCTGATGCCTCAAAAAGTGTGCA GGTCTCAACTCTGAAGACGGAGTTCCTGCCGCTCCTGAGTGTGTCATTTGTCTCAGAGAACAGCGTCGTGGCTGCT GGCCATGACTGCTGCCCAATGCTCTTCAACTACGATGACCGCGGCTGCCTGACCTTCGTCTCCAAGTTAGACATTCCAAAACAGAGCATCCAGCGCAACATGTCTGCCATGGAACGCTTCCGCAACATGGACAAGAGAGCCACGACTGAGGACCGCAACACGGCCTTGGAGACGCTGCACCAGAATAGCATCAC tCAAGTCTCTATTTATGAGGTGGACAAGCAAGACTGTCGCAAATTTTGCACTACTGGCATCGATGGAGCCATGACAATTTGGGATTTCAAG ACTCTCGAGTCTTCCATCCAGGGCCTCCGGATAATGTGA